A single genomic interval of Carettochelys insculpta isolate YL-2023 chromosome 28, ASM3395843v1, whole genome shotgun sequence harbors:
- the DCAF7 gene encoding DDB1- and CUL4-associated factor 7, whose translation MSLHGKRKEIYKYEAPWTVYAMNWSVRPDKRFRLALGSFVEEYNNKVQLVGLDEESSEFICRNTFDHPYPTTKLMWIPDTKGVYPDLLATSGDYLRVWRVGETETRLECLLNNNKNSDFCAPLTSFDWNEVDPYLLGTSSIDTTCTIWGLETGQVLGRVNLVSGHVKTQLIAHDKEVYDIAFSRAGGGRDMFASVGADGSVRMFDLRHLEHSTIIYEDPQHHPLLRLCWNKQDPNYLATMAMDGMEVVILDVRVPCTPVARLNNHRACVNGIAWAPHSSCHICTAADDHQALIWDIQQMPRAIEDPILAYTAEGEINNVQWASTQPDWIAICYNNCLEILRV comes from the exons ATGTCGCTGCACGGGAAGCGGAAGGAGATCTACAAGTACGAGGCGCCATGGACCGTGTACGCCATGAACTGGAGCGTCCGGCCTGACAAGCGCTTCCGACTGGCGCTCGGCAGCTTCGTGGAGGAGTATAACAACAag GTCCAGCTCGTTGGCTTAGATGAGGAGAGCTCAGAGTTCATTTGCAGGAACACCTTTGATCATCCATATCCCACTACAAAGCTCATGTGGATTCCTGACACCAAGGGAGTATATCCTGACCTGTTGGCAACCAGTGGTGACTACCTGCGTGTGTGGAGA GTGGGTGAAACTGAGACCCGACTGGAATGCTTGCTGAACAATAATAAGAATTCTGATTTTTGTGCTCCGTTAACATCATTTGATTGGAATGAAGTGGATCCTTATCTCCTAG GTACCTCTAGCATTGATACAACCTGTACTATCTGGGGTCTGGAGACTGGGCAGGTGTTAGGAAGAGTGAATCTGGTATCAGGCCATGTCAAGACCCAGCTTATTGCACATGACAAAGAG GTGTATGACATTGCATTTAGCCGTGCGGGTGGCGGGAGAGACATGTTTGCTTCAGTTGGCGCAGATGGCTCAGTGCGGATGTTTGACCTTCGTCATCTGGAACACAGCACCATTATCTATGAGGATCCGCAGCACCATCCGTTGCTGCGTCTCTGCTGGAACAAGCAGGATCCAAACTATCTTGCAACAATGGCCATGGATGGTATGGAG GTTGTGATTCTAGATGTCAGAGTTCCTTGCACACCCGTTGCCAGGTTAAACAACCATAGAGCATGTGTGAATGGCATTGCCTGGGCACCTCACTCTTCCTGCCATATCTGTACAGCAG CGGATGATCATCAGGCTCTCATCTGGGATATCCAGCAAATGCCTCGTGCCATTGAGGACCCTATCTTGGCCTACACCGCAGAAGGAGAAATCAACAATGTACAATGGGCATCGACTCAACCTGACTGGATAGCTATCTGCTACAACAACTGTCTGGAGATCTTGAGAGTGTAA